The following are encoded in a window of Corynebacterium argentoratense DSM 44202 genomic DNA:
- the secD gene encoding protein translocase subunit SecD, with product MPKLGIDLQGGTRVTLVPQGEQPTQDQLAQARAILEKRVNGMGVSGASVVTDGNTLVITVPGEDTSQARTLGETSQLVFRPVSEGAGVDYQSLPSTVEQMATRWVHAGVISKDAAQERVNAIYDELNSALANAAAQAGGEAPAQPEKSNITLNAEEPAKPENSIEAAELRSKQLEVLKADRQSEDPTTLAAASALMVCNDDPDPLAGADSPALPLVACDPTSGHNLVLEASPLLKGQQGVDGQRLTGSQIDTGSPITGGFNPQSGQNEITFRFKSSDGNEGAATWAQLTSENIGKQVAITLDSKVISAPVMRSAIPIGSATSIDGSFTTEEAIALANNLRYGALPLSFAGENGEVGGTATTVPATLGLASLKASLIAGIVGLILVSLFALAYYRLFGTLAIASLFASGAFIYGALVLLGRWLGYSLDLAGVAGLIIGIGTTADSFVVFYERIKDEVRDGRTFRSAVPRAWNRAKHTIMSGTFASLIAAVVLYVVAVGDVKGFAFTLGLTTIFDLVITFLVTAPLLVLASRRAWFARPAVNGLGRVMKVAQKRRSLGESLPGDAAVSSTSPATDDPSTSGTAGTTGAK from the coding sequence ATGCCGAAGCTCGGTATTGACCTTCAGGGCGGTACGCGCGTCACCCTCGTGCCGCAGGGTGAGCAACCCACCCAGGATCAGCTCGCACAGGCCCGTGCGATCTTGGAAAAGCGCGTCAACGGCATGGGCGTTAGCGGCGCCAGCGTGGTGACAGACGGTAACACCCTCGTCATCACGGTGCCGGGTGAGGATACCTCTCAGGCTCGCACGTTGGGTGAGACATCCCAATTGGTCTTCCGGCCGGTCTCTGAGGGGGCTGGGGTAGATTACCAGTCTCTGCCAAGCACCGTTGAGCAGATGGCAACCCGCTGGGTTCACGCAGGTGTCATTTCCAAAGATGCTGCGCAGGAGCGCGTCAACGCTATTTACGACGAGTTGAACTCGGCGCTTGCGAATGCCGCAGCTCAGGCTGGGGGAGAAGCCCCGGCGCAGCCAGAGAAATCCAACATCACTTTGAATGCTGAGGAACCGGCTAAACCGGAGAACTCCATCGAAGCGGCCGAGTTACGTTCAAAGCAGCTTGAGGTCCTTAAGGCTGATCGCCAATCGGAAGATCCAACCACACTGGCTGCTGCTTCTGCACTGATGGTGTGCAACGATGATCCCGATCCGCTGGCTGGTGCTGATAGCCCGGCTTTGCCCCTGGTGGCTTGTGATCCTACCTCGGGCCACAATCTAGTGCTGGAAGCATCACCATTGTTGAAGGGCCAGCAGGGTGTTGATGGCCAGCGACTGACTGGTTCCCAGATTGACACAGGTTCCCCGATCACCGGTGGTTTCAACCCGCAATCGGGCCAAAACGAAATTACCTTCCGTTTCAAGTCCTCTGATGGCAACGAAGGTGCGGCCACCTGGGCCCAGTTGACCAGTGAGAACATTGGCAAGCAGGTCGCTATTACCTTGGACTCCAAGGTGATTTCGGCCCCGGTGATGCGCTCGGCCATTCCGATCGGTTCCGCTACCTCCATCGACGGTAGCTTCACCACCGAGGAAGCAATCGCCCTTGCTAATAACCTGCGTTACGGTGCACTTCCGCTGTCCTTCGCCGGTGAAAATGGCGAAGTTGGTGGCACCGCCACTACGGTTCCTGCAACCTTAGGCTTGGCATCGCTTAAGGCCAGTCTGATCGCCGGCATTGTCGGTTTGATTCTGGTGAGCTTGTTCGCACTGGCCTACTACCGTCTGTTTGGCACCCTTGCCATCGCCTCCTTGTTCGCATCCGGTGCGTTCATTTACGGTGCGCTCGTGTTGCTGGGACGCTGGCTTGGTTACTCGCTCGACTTGGCGGGCGTTGCAGGTCTGATCATCGGTATTGGTACAACCGCCGACTCTTTCGTCGTGTTCTATGAGCGCATTAAGGACGAGGTTCGTGACGGTCGTACGTTCCGCTCCGCTGTGCCGCGCGCATGGAACCGCGCAAAGCACACGATCATGTCTGGCACGTTCGCATCGCTTATTGCAGCCGTCGTGCTCTATGTCGTTGCGGTTGGAGATGTCAAGGGCTTCGCCTTCACCCTCGGGTTGACGACGATCTTCGACCTCGTGATCACCTTCTTGGTCACGGCTCCGCTGCTTGTGTTGGCTTCTCGCCGCGCGTGGTTTGCTCGCCCGGCAGTCAACGGCCTGGGCCGAGTGATGAAGGTCGCCCAGAAACGTCGCTCGCTTGGCGAGTCCTTGCCAGGCGACGCAGCGGTGTCTTCGACGTCACCAGCAACTGATGACCCCTCCACGTCTGGTACGGCCGGTACCACCGGTGCTAAGTAG
- the ruvB gene encoding Holliday junction branch migration DNA helicase RuvB, which translates to MAEIERTEFNIAPSARTPTSQRIDGSSPIEPTAQSEDNDIESGLRPKSLSEFIGQPKVRNQLDLVLTGAKRRGVVPDHVLLSGPPGLGKTTMAMIIAQELGSSLRMTSGPALERAGDLAAMLSNLMEGDVLFIDEIHRIARPAEEMLYMAMEDFRIDVIVGKGPGATSIPLEIAPFTLVGATTRSGMLTGPLRDRFGFTAQMEFYDVADLTKVVTRAARILGVGIDPDAAVEIASRSRGTPRIANRLLRRVRDYAEVHADGHIDFSSAQAALVVFDVDEMGLDRLDRAVLDALINGHGGGPVGVSTLAVAVGEEPSTVEEVCEPYLVRAGMVARTGRGRVATAAAWRHLGLEPPEGAIGL; encoded by the coding sequence ATGGCTGAGATTGAACGCACAGAATTCAACATCGCCCCCAGTGCACGCACACCCACGTCGCAAAGGATAGACGGTTCCTCGCCCATCGAACCGACCGCCCAGAGCGAAGACAACGACATCGAATCCGGCTTGCGCCCGAAGAGCCTGTCGGAGTTCATTGGCCAGCCCAAGGTGCGCAACCAGCTTGACCTAGTGTTGACCGGTGCTAAACGACGCGGCGTCGTACCGGATCACGTGCTACTGTCTGGCCCCCCTGGCTTGGGCAAAACCACCATGGCGATGATCATTGCCCAAGAGCTTGGCTCGAGTTTGCGGATGACCTCTGGCCCCGCATTGGAGCGAGCCGGTGATCTGGCGGCGATGCTGTCGAACCTGATGGAGGGCGACGTGCTGTTCATCGACGAAATTCACCGTATCGCCCGACCTGCGGAAGAAATGCTCTACATGGCTATGGAGGATTTCCGCATCGACGTGATCGTCGGCAAAGGCCCCGGGGCGACCTCCATTCCGCTTGAGATCGCACCTTTCACATTGGTTGGGGCGACCACCCGCTCTGGAATGCTGACGGGCCCGTTGCGTGATCGATTTGGTTTTACAGCGCAGATGGAGTTTTATGACGTCGCGGACTTAACGAAGGTAGTCACGCGTGCGGCCCGAATCCTTGGGGTGGGCATTGACCCTGATGCAGCGGTTGAGATCGCCTCACGGTCGAGGGGGACACCGCGTATTGCCAACCGATTACTACGCCGCGTACGCGACTATGCGGAAGTTCATGCTGATGGTCACATCGATTTTTCCTCCGCGCAGGCAGCGCTGGTGGTGTTTGACGTAGACGAGATGGGGCTTGATCGACTGGACAGGGCAGTACTGGATGCGCTGATCAACGGGCATGGGGGAGGGCCTGTGGGTGTGTCTACCCTTGCGGTCGCTGTGGGTGAGGAGCCCTCCACGGTTGAGGAGGTGTGCGAACCCTATCTGGTGCGTGCGGGCATGGTTGCACGCACCGGGCGTGGCCGTGTTGCCACTGCTGCTGCATGGCGACACTTGGGTTTGGAACCGCCCGAGGGCGCGATCGGTCTTTAG
- the ruvA gene encoding Holliday junction branch migration protein RuvA, with protein MIASLRGTVLSVGLNSAVIECGGVGYAILATPQTLAEMHKGQERHIFTQMVVREDAMVLYGFADTASRDIFNTLQSVSGLGPKLALAALSVYTPQDLATRISTSDVKGLQKIPGVGKRMAERMVVDLKDKVNLYAAAPSATNDTVSSAASPATSLVTESVVEALTGLGFTAAQADKAVATVIANQPDASTSEALRAALKVLGK; from the coding sequence ATGATCGCTTCCCTTCGAGGCACCGTCCTCTCGGTCGGGCTAAACAGCGCCGTCATCGAATGCGGTGGGGTCGGCTACGCGATTCTCGCCACCCCGCAAACCCTCGCCGAAATGCACAAAGGCCAAGAGCGTCATATTTTCACACAAATGGTGGTTCGTGAAGACGCAATGGTTCTCTACGGTTTTGCGGATACAGCAAGCCGAGACATTTTCAACACCCTGCAGTCGGTATCCGGGCTCGGTCCGAAACTAGCCCTCGCAGCTTTGAGTGTGTACACGCCTCAAGATCTCGCCACCCGCATCTCAACTAGCGATGTAAAAGGCCTGCAAAAAATTCCCGGTGTCGGCAAGCGAATGGCCGAACGCATGGTGGTCGACCTGAAAGACAAGGTCAACCTTTACGCAGCAGCACCCAGTGCAACGAACGACACTGTCTCGTCTGCGGCGAGCCCCGCGACGTCATTAGTAACAGAGTCAGTCGTAGAGGCACTGACAGGTCTAGGCTTTACCGCAGCGCAGGCCGACAAAGCCGTAGCGACAGTGATCGCTAACCAGCCGGATGCTTCGACTTCAGAGGCGCTGCGCGCCGCCCTGAAAGTACTGGGCAAATAA
- the ruvC gene encoding crossover junction endodeoxyribonuclease RuvC, with product MNLEGLRVMGIDPGLTRCGLSVVQAGRGRQVLPIAVGVVRTPSGDDLTDRLLGLSEGVNQWMDDYQPEVVAIERIFERSNVSTVMHTAHAVGVLVLAAAQRGIPVHMYTPSEVKKAISGNGRADKKQMTAMITRILGLSEPPQPADAADALALAVCHCWRAPLLATVKGSTYQ from the coding sequence ATGAACCTTGAGGGTCTGCGTGTAATGGGTATTGACCCTGGTCTGACACGCTGCGGACTGTCAGTTGTGCAGGCGGGCCGGGGCCGACAGGTTTTACCGATTGCCGTGGGGGTCGTGCGCACGCCGTCCGGTGATGATCTCACCGATCGCCTGCTGGGTTTGAGCGAAGGCGTTAACCAGTGGATGGACGATTACCAACCTGAGGTCGTAGCCATTGAGCGCATCTTCGAACGCAGCAACGTCTCGACTGTGATGCACACGGCACACGCAGTCGGGGTGCTTGTCCTCGCAGCAGCGCAACGGGGGATACCGGTACACATGTACACCCCCAGCGAGGTAAAAAAGGCCATTAGCGGAAACGGCCGGGCGGATAAAAAACAGATGACCGCCATGATCACTCGAATACTTGGGCTCAGCGAACCCCCACAACCTGCCGACGCAGCAGACGCCCTCGCGCTAGCAGTCTGCCACTGCTGGCGGGCGCCTCTACTAGCCACCGTTAAAGGATCAACGTACCAATGA
- a CDS encoding YebC/PmpR family DNA-binding transcriptional regulator, with translation MSGHSKWATTKHKKAANDAKRGKEFAKLIKNIEVAARTGGGDPAGNPTLDDMIRKAKKASVPNDNIERARKRGAGEEAGGADWQTIMYEGYGPGGVAVLIECLTDNRNRAATEVRTAMTKNGGNMAESGAVSYLFTRKGVVTVAKGELTEDDVLLAVLEAGAEEVNDLGEKYEVVSAAGDMVAVKEALVAADIEIDEADSDFRASVEVPLDVDGAKKMIKLIDALEDSDDVQNVFSNMDLSDEVVAALDA, from the coding sequence ATGTCCGGACACTCAAAATGGGCCACAACCAAGCATAAGAAGGCCGCTAACGATGCTAAGCGTGGCAAAGAGTTCGCCAAGCTGATTAAGAACATTGAGGTAGCGGCCCGCACCGGTGGCGGCGATCCTGCTGGCAACCCCACGTTGGATGACATGATCCGCAAGGCCAAGAAGGCCTCGGTTCCCAACGACAATATCGAGCGTGCCCGCAAGCGCGGCGCTGGTGAAGAGGCCGGCGGCGCCGACTGGCAGACCATCATGTACGAAGGCTACGGCCCTGGCGGCGTAGCCGTTCTGATCGAGTGCTTGACCGATAATCGCAACCGCGCAGCCACCGAAGTTCGTACCGCTATGACGAAAAACGGTGGCAACATGGCCGAGTCTGGTGCGGTGTCCTACCTGTTTACCCGCAAGGGCGTGGTTACCGTCGCCAAGGGCGAACTGACCGAGGACGATGTCCTTCTGGCAGTGTTGGAAGCTGGCGCTGAAGAGGTTAATGACCTGGGTGAAAAGTACGAAGTGGTTTCTGCTGCCGGTGACATGGTTGCGGTGAAGGAAGCACTGGTCGCCGCCGATATTGAAATTGACGAGGCGGATTCCGATTTCCGCGCATCGGTCGAGGTGCCCTTGGATGTCGATGGCGCCAAGAAGATGATCAAGCTCATCGACGCCCTTGAGGATTCCGACGATGTGCAGAATGTCTTCTCCAACATGGACCTCAGCGATGAGGTCGTCGCTGCACTTGACGCCTAG
- the pdxT gene encoding pyridoxal 5'-phosphate synthase glutaminase subunit PdxT — protein sequence MLIGILAVQGGVREHQRTLDELNIEHRAVRRVEHLEGLNGLILPGGESTTMSKLLELGGLLEPLRSALAQGLPAYGTCAGMILLASQVLNTRPDAHWLGAIDMDVRRNAFGRQVDSFEADLDFAGVEGTVPAVFIRAPWVERVGDDVAVLSRVPSGEHAGAIVGVQQGNVMATSFHPEVSGDTRVHAYFASLVEQAGYTHP from the coding sequence ATGCTCATTGGTATTTTGGCCGTGCAAGGCGGCGTACGGGAACATCAGCGCACTCTAGATGAATTGAACATCGAGCATCGGGCCGTGCGTCGCGTAGAGCACCTCGAAGGGCTCAATGGTTTGATTTTGCCGGGGGGTGAATCCACAACAATGTCTAAGTTGCTGGAGCTAGGGGGCCTTTTGGAACCGTTGCGATCGGCGCTGGCTCAGGGGTTGCCTGCGTACGGAACGTGTGCGGGGATGATTCTTCTTGCTTCCCAGGTGCTCAACACACGTCCGGATGCGCACTGGTTGGGTGCTATTGATATGGACGTTCGGCGTAATGCTTTCGGGCGTCAGGTGGATTCTTTCGAAGCTGACTTGGATTTCGCCGGTGTCGAGGGCACGGTGCCTGCAGTGTTCATTCGTGCTCCGTGGGTTGAGCGTGTTGGTGATGACGTCGCGGTGCTCTCCCGCGTGCCGTCGGGTGAACACGCCGGCGCGATCGTGGGCGTGCAGCAGGGCAACGTTATGGCGACGAGCTTTCATCCCGAGGTGTCTGGCGATACTCGAGTGCACGCGTACTTTGCCTCTTTAGTTGAGCAAGCGGGCTATACCCATCCCTGA
- a CDS encoding acyl-CoA thioesterase, with protein sequence MTPLDMRLTKTLRALQLDCVEECVPDGGDQSHPLGNLISDQHRGIFQIYRGRPVESTLWRTFGGQVVAQALTSALRSVHESFAPQSLHAYFLAPGNPTIDTTYEVEKLRDGRGFCFRSVRAYQDRLDADGQPTGLRRLIFTLQCSFKKPGDIGPDHGVRPPEVFFAGPESVESDFSRLTPEFVQLLLHEWTDWDIRILPKQQPDDDNLQAWIRYKGPRPAGDFHYFDEMALAYCSDMTVLQSGFVRAVEAAEHPEALNVDKASLDHAVWFQRPINVGEWLFLDKRSPTGFGARVFTEGRFYDAGGNMVAVVTQEGLGRYT encoded by the coding sequence ATGACGCCATTGGATATGCGCTTAACAAAAACGCTCCGAGCGCTGCAGCTCGACTGCGTTGAAGAGTGCGTGCCCGATGGCGGGGATCAGTCGCATCCGCTAGGCAACCTCATTAGTGACCAACACAGAGGGATTTTCCAGATATATCGGGGGCGTCCCGTCGAGTCAACATTATGGAGAACGTTCGGCGGGCAGGTCGTTGCTCAAGCACTCACTTCCGCTTTGCGCAGCGTGCACGAATCTTTCGCGCCGCAATCACTGCACGCTTATTTCTTGGCCCCAGGCAACCCCACGATCGACACCACATACGAAGTGGAAAAATTGCGCGATGGACGTGGGTTTTGCTTCCGAAGTGTGCGGGCGTACCAGGACCGTTTGGATGCTGACGGGCAGCCAACCGGGTTGCGGCGACTGATTTTCACTCTCCAATGCAGTTTTAAAAAACCGGGTGACATTGGCCCCGATCACGGTGTGAGGCCTCCAGAGGTGTTCTTCGCTGGCCCAGAATCGGTAGAGTCTGACTTTAGCCGGCTGACACCCGAATTCGTGCAGCTGTTGCTACATGAGTGGACGGATTGGGATATACGTATCCTACCCAAGCAACAACCCGACGATGACAACCTTCAGGCCTGGATTCGTTACAAGGGGCCGCGTCCGGCTGGCGACTTTCATTATTTTGATGAAATGGCGTTGGCCTATTGCTCCGACATGACGGTGCTGCAAAGTGGATTTGTTCGTGCTGTTGAGGCTGCCGAGCACCCGGAGGCACTCAATGTTGATAAGGCCAGCTTGGACCATGCTGTGTGGTTCCAACGTCCGATCAACGTGGGGGAGTGGCTGTTTTTGGATAAGCGCAGTCCGACGGGTTTCGGAGCGCGCGTATTTACAGAGGGTCGCTTCTATGACGCCGGAGGAAACATGGTGGCGGTGGTAACTCAAGAGGGGCTCGGTCGCTACACTTAG
- the pdxS gene encoding pyridoxal 5'-phosphate synthase lyase subunit PdxS has protein sequence MSTSADQAANNAPNRGTARVKRGLAEMLKGGVIMDVVTPEQAKIAEDAGATAVMALERVPADIRAQGGVSRMSDPDMIEGIINAVSIPVMAKARIGHFVEAQVLESLGVDFIDESEVLTPADYTNHIDKFDFTVPFVCGATNLGEALRRINEGAAMIRSKGEAGTGDVSNAVTHMRTIRAEINRLRSMAEDELYVAAKELQAPYELVREVAETGTLPVVLFTAGGIATPADAAMMMQLGADGVFVGSGIFKSGDPEKRARAIVQATQNFDDPATVARVSRGLGEAMVGINVDEIPQPHRLAERGW, from the coding sequence TTGAGCACCTCCGCCGATCAGGCTGCCAACAACGCCCCCAACCGTGGTACCGCGCGCGTCAAGCGTGGCCTAGCTGAAATGCTGAAGGGGGGCGTCATCATGGACGTCGTTACCCCCGAACAGGCGAAAATAGCGGAAGATGCCGGCGCCACGGCAGTCATGGCGCTCGAACGCGTTCCCGCCGACATTCGCGCACAGGGCGGTGTCTCCCGCATGTCCGACCCCGACATGATTGAAGGCATCATCAACGCCGTGTCCATCCCCGTCATGGCGAAGGCACGCATCGGCCACTTCGTCGAAGCCCAGGTACTCGAATCCCTCGGCGTCGACTTTATCGACGAGTCTGAAGTTCTCACCCCGGCCGACTACACCAACCACATTGACAAGTTCGACTTCACCGTTCCGTTCGTGTGTGGCGCCACCAACCTCGGCGAAGCACTGCGTCGCATCAACGAAGGTGCCGCAATGATTCGCTCCAAGGGAGAAGCAGGCACAGGGGACGTTTCCAACGCGGTCACCCACATGCGCACCATCCGCGCAGAAATCAACCGTTTGCGCTCCATGGCCGAAGACGAACTTTACGTCGCAGCCAAGGAACTGCAGGCACCCTACGAGCTCGTTCGTGAGGTTGCCGAAACCGGCACCCTGCCTGTCGTGCTATTCACCGCCGGTGGTATCGCAACCCCCGCTGACGCCGCGATGATGATGCAGCTCGGCGCGGACGGCGTCTTTGTCGGCTCCGGCATCTTCAAATCCGGTGACCCCGAGAAGCGCGCACGCGCCATCGTTCAAGCAACCCAGAATTTTGACGACCCCGCCACCGTTGCCCGCGTCTCCCGTGGATTGGGCGAAGCTATGGTCGGCATTAACGTCGACGAAATCCCTCAGCCCCACCGCCTTGCGGAACGCGGCTGGTAA
- a CDS encoding glycosyltransferase family 4 protein — protein MKIGMVCPYSFDEPGGVQAHIIDVAQHFIDRGHDVRVIGPCSPETPVPSFVVKGGKSLPIPYNGSVARLSLGPAVDQKLAQFIEQGHFDVLHIHEPNSPSFSMRALKLAQGPIVATYHASSSGSMLLKAAAPMLRPLLEKVRGGIAVSEMARRWQVQQLGTDPVLIPNGVDTSMFVAARSKEAPASDGVVRVVFLGRIDEPRKGLQLLLEALHIDRSRNNRSDTEPELTVDVIGSGTPIDTPGVAYHGKVSDKEKARLLGKADIYVAPNTGGESFGIVLVEAMAAGCAVVASDIEAFKAVCNADSDSPAGLLFRSGDSDSLQQALRRAANDSALRNRLANAGRARAVEFDWDHVAASIMRVYETVADGSTVTLEKPRDKPLSVLKTARLQANSPSPLHGAQGECEEDKE, from the coding sequence ATGAAAATAGGCATGGTGTGCCCTTACTCCTTCGACGAACCAGGGGGCGTGCAAGCCCACATCATCGACGTCGCTCAGCACTTCATCGACAGAGGGCACGACGTTCGGGTTATCGGTCCATGCAGCCCAGAAACCCCCGTGCCAAGCTTTGTTGTTAAAGGCGGAAAGTCCCTGCCGATCCCCTACAACGGCTCTGTTGCTAGGTTGTCGCTCGGGCCAGCCGTCGACCAAAAGCTTGCTCAGTTTATAGAACAGGGTCACTTCGATGTTCTGCACATCCACGAACCCAACTCACCTAGTTTCTCCATGCGTGCACTGAAACTAGCCCAAGGGCCAATTGTTGCCACCTACCACGCGTCCAGTTCGGGTTCGATGCTCCTTAAAGCAGCAGCACCGATGCTGCGCCCCCTGCTAGAAAAAGTACGCGGCGGTATCGCGGTGTCCGAAATGGCGAGGCGTTGGCAAGTACAGCAGCTCGGAACAGACCCCGTTCTCATACCCAATGGGGTCGACACGTCCATGTTCGTTGCTGCCCGGTCCAAGGAAGCACCCGCCAGCGATGGAGTAGTGCGCGTGGTATTCCTAGGGCGCATCGATGAACCACGTAAAGGGCTTCAACTGCTATTGGAAGCGCTACACATCGACCGCAGCAGAAACAACCGCTCCGACACGGAGCCTGAACTTACAGTCGACGTCATCGGATCAGGTACACCGATTGACACACCTGGAGTGGCCTACCACGGCAAAGTTAGCGACAAAGAAAAAGCCCGATTGCTCGGGAAAGCCGACATCTACGTCGCCCCCAACACCGGTGGCGAAAGCTTCGGTATCGTCCTTGTCGAAGCCATGGCAGCAGGTTGTGCAGTCGTAGCCAGCGACATCGAAGCGTTCAAAGCTGTCTGTAATGCAGACAGTGACTCGCCAGCAGGCCTGCTGTTCCGAAGCGGCGATAGCGATAGCTTGCAACAAGCACTGCGCCGCGCTGCCAACGACTCAGCGCTACGCAACCGCCTAGCCAACGCAGGACGCGCACGAGCCGTGGAATTCGACTGGGACCACGTAGCAGCAAGCATTATGCGCGTGTATGAAACGGTCGCCGACGGCAGCACCGTAACGCTAGAAAAACCCCGCGACAAGCCTCTGAGCGTACTCAAAACTGCACGGCTGCAGGCTAACTCGCCGAGCCCACTGCACGGCGCACAAGGCGAATGCGAGGAGGATAAAGAATGA
- a CDS encoding phosphatidylinositol mannoside acyltransferase, which produces MGKVSPTQALSAAGYLLAWKIVGWLPHKLARSLFDIGARVAWRRAQRGSGLSGLSSNLEAILGKQRVNDALLLAAVRSYARYWCEAFRLPKLVASPSRKRTLLQTLDASVRGQQHLDASVAEGRGVILVLTHSGNWDMAGLWLANYAGEFTTVAERLKPEILYQRFLSFRQGLGFRVLPLSGGQPAYPQLQNVLRAGGIVCLLGERDLKHNGMPVEFGSMKATMPTGAATLAAETGAALHVAHCFFQGQQGWGFDISPELDRQLIQRGTGATLQAVADLMVEQLRAHPEDWHVLQPLSRPKIDDEAGEQP; this is translated from the coding sequence ATGGGCAAAGTTTCTCCCACCCAAGCACTGTCTGCGGCGGGCTACCTTTTAGCTTGGAAAATTGTCGGCTGGCTACCCCATAAGCTAGCTCGTTCGTTGTTTGACATTGGTGCTCGCGTAGCTTGGCGACGAGCCCAACGGGGCAGCGGACTCAGCGGACTATCAAGCAACCTTGAAGCCATCCTTGGCAAGCAGCGAGTCAACGATGCACTCCTGCTGGCCGCCGTGCGCTCCTACGCCCGATATTGGTGCGAGGCCTTCAGACTCCCCAAACTAGTCGCAAGCCCAAGCCGCAAACGCACACTGCTGCAGACGCTCGATGCTAGCGTCCGTGGCCAGCAGCACCTAGATGCTTCAGTAGCCGAAGGCCGCGGCGTCATCCTTGTGTTAACCCATTCCGGTAATTGGGACATGGCTGGCCTATGGTTGGCCAATTATGCTGGGGAATTTACCACCGTGGCAGAACGCCTCAAACCAGAAATCCTCTACCAACGATTCCTCAGCTTCCGCCAGGGTCTAGGTTTCCGCGTGCTGCCTCTCAGCGGAGGGCAACCCGCATATCCACAATTGCAGAACGTCCTTCGCGCTGGCGGAATCGTCTGCCTCCTGGGAGAACGAGACCTTAAACATAACGGTATGCCCGTAGAGTTCGGCTCCATGAAGGCAACCATGCCAACCGGTGCAGCAACCTTAGCCGCGGAAACAGGTGCAGCTCTACACGTTGCGCACTGCTTCTTCCAAGGACAACAGGGCTGGGGCTTCGACATCTCGCCAGAACTCGATCGCCAGCTAATCCAACGGGGGACTGGCGCAACTCTGCAAGCCGTCGCAGACCTCATGGTCGAACAGCTACGCGCACACCCAGAAGACTGGCACGTCCTGCAGCCACTCAGCCGACCCAAAATAGACGACGAGGCCGGGGAACAACCATGA
- the pgsA gene encoding phosphatidylinositol phosphate synthase, whose amino-acid sequence MLSSSGRGPAAVVVEPIACGLLKVGLTPNAVTVIGSLVTVASAVMTIPQGKFFLGVVLIAIFAAFDMLDGTMARMRGGGTAFGATLDATCDRLTDGALFAAIAWWLFYTDGAPRIVLGSTLAVIIFSEMISYVKARAEAGGMKVNGGLIERPERIIIAFIGLLAASVGFVSVLHWAMVILAVASAITVVQRLVLASRDPQAAAGVAAPHGAKSAEELRGPSER is encoded by the coding sequence GTGTTAAGCAGTAGCGGCCGCGGGCCAGCTGCCGTAGTCGTTGAGCCCATAGCCTGCGGACTGCTCAAAGTTGGCCTCACACCGAACGCAGTGACAGTGATAGGAAGCCTCGTGACGGTCGCCTCTGCCGTCATGACAATTCCACAAGGCAAGTTCTTTTTGGGCGTTGTGCTGATCGCTATCTTCGCAGCTTTCGACATGCTTGACGGAACTATGGCCCGGATGCGCGGTGGAGGAACAGCCTTCGGTGCAACTCTTGATGCCACCTGTGATCGACTCACCGATGGTGCACTATTTGCGGCTATCGCATGGTGGCTGTTCTATACCGATGGGGCCCCGCGGATAGTGCTAGGCTCAACCCTCGCTGTGATCATTTTTTCCGAAATGATCTCTTATGTGAAAGCCCGCGCTGAAGCCGGAGGGATGAAAGTAAACGGCGGGCTCATCGAACGGCCCGAACGTATCATCATCGCGTTTATCGGTCTGCTCGCTGCGTCGGTAGGCTTCGTGTCGGTGCTCCACTGGGCAATGGTTATCCTCGCAGTGGCCTCTGCTATCACAGTGGTTCAACGCCTAGTCTTAGCCTCGCGCGACCCACAAGCAGCCGCAGGTGTAGCCGCCCCGCACGGCGCGAAGTCCGCTGAGGAGCTCCGCGGCCCATCGGAGCGATAA